ACCGTGATCTGCCAGAAGCGCTGCCATGCCGTGGCCCCGTCCATCGAGGCGGCCTTGAGCAGGTCCTCCGGCACGAGCGCGAGCCCGGCCATGAGGAGCAGCGCCATGAACGGCACCGTCTTCCACACCTCGGCGAGGATGATGATCGCCACGGAGGGCCACCTCTCGGTCAGCGGCGCGTTCTCGCCGGCGAGCCACCCGAGGTTCTGCGTCCAGGCGAACCGCCACGAGAAGGCCGCCACGACCGTGACGATCGCGTAGGGCACCAGGGCGGAGGTGCGGACCAGGCCGCGGCCGACGATGGTGCGGTGCATGACGATCGCGAGCAGCATCCCGAAGACGAGCTCGAGCGCTGCGCTCACGACGGTGATGAGCATCGTGATGCCGAATGCGTCCCACCAGATGGGGCTGGACAGGACCGTGACGTAGTTCTCGAGCCCGATGAACTCGTTCTGGTCGGGGGTGCGGAGGTCGGCGCGCTGCAAGGAGAGCCAGAAGGCGTAGAGGATCGGGTATGCCGTCACCGCCAGCATGGTGATGACGGCCGGCGCGCAGAGCAGCAGGCCCAGCCGACGCTCGGCCCGCTTGCCCTCGCTGAAGCGCTGACGGGCGATCTCGGTGCCGCGGTCGGTGCCGGCTCCCCGTGCCTGGTCCCGTTCGACCTCGGCGCCGGGCTGCGTGGGGAGGTTGGTGCTCACGGCAGGATCCCCTTTCCGTCAATGGCCTGCTGGATGGAGTCATCGAGCTCGGCCGCACTCTGCTCGGGGTTGATGTCTGCCGGTGGCGACAGCGAGGTGGAGACGATCGTCGAGATGTTCTGGTAGATCGGCGTCACCGGGCGAGGAACTGCGTTCTTGAGCTCCTCGAGCATGACGTCACCCATCGGGTACTGCTTCCGGAACTCCTCGTTGGAGGTGTAGATCCGCTCGAAGACGGGAGCGTCACCGGCATCGAGCGCCGCCCGCAGCTGGTTCTCCTCCGACCGCAGGCACATCCCTGCCTCGAAGGCCTCCTCCTTGTGCTCGCTGTAGGTGCTCACCGCGTAGTTCATCCCGCCCAGGGTCACCTTCGGCGCGTCACCCTCGTTGACGGTCGGGAACGGCGCGTAGCCGAGGTCGTCCGCGACCTCCTTGCTCTTGGGGTCGGTCTCGCCTGCGCTGCGCATGGCGCTGAGCACATAGGGCCAGTTCAGGGCGAACGCGGCTCTGCCGGCCTGGAGGTCGGCGAAGACCTCGGGCTCCTGGGAGTTGGACAGCGATGCACTGGTCAGGCCCGAGGTGGCCAGCTTGTTGAGCAGGGTGAGGCCCTGAACCGCCTTCTCGTCGATGGTTGCCTCGGTGCTGTCCTCGTTGACGAACGTGCCGCCGTAGGCGTTGAGCATGTTGTTCACGTTCACGACGTAGCCCTCGTACTGGGCGGCCGTGAACGCGATCTGGTACGGCTTGCCCTCGTCCTTGAGCTTCTGGGCTGCGGCCATCAGCTGGTCCCAAGTCTTGGGTGCCTCGGGCACGAGCGACTTGCGGTACCAGAGGATCTGGACGTTGGTCGTCCTCGGCACGGCGTACAGCTTGTCCTTCCACGTCGCGGTGTCGACCGGCGGCTGGAGGACGCCCTCGATGGCCTGGGCCTTCTTGTCGCCGGTGATCTCCTCGATCCACCCCGCCTCGGCGAACTCGGCTGTCCAGGTGACGTCCATCCCCAGGAGGTCCATCCCCGTGTCCTTGGCCGCGAGCCGGCGGACGAACTGCTCGCGCTGGCCGTCGGCGTCGCTCGGCAGCAGGTTCCCGACGATGGTGTACCTGCCGGCCGCCTTCTTGTTGCAGTCCGCGAGGATGTCCTCGAAGCCGACCGCACTCGCTCCGCCGTAGAGATTGACGACGACGCCCTCGTCTCCGCCGCCGGCGCAGGCGGCAAGCCCGCCGGTGAGCCCCAGCACGGCCCCCACGGCCAGCACGCGGGCGCGTCGCCGCCTCCCTGCCCTACCTCGTCCGGTCAGTGACCTCATCGTCGCTCCTTCGGCAGGCGGCGGCGTGTGATCGGTGTCACACATCCTGTGGGTCGAAACTAGGCACTCGTGGCGGTGCGCGCAACAGTTGTGACGCAGGAGTCATCCGCCCCGTCTCAGGTCGCCGCCAGCCGGGCCTTCTCCGTCTCCACGTCGTAGTCGGCGGCAGGCCACTGGGGGTCCATGGCCCGCAGGTGCTCGAGCACGAGGTTCTGCACCGCGAGCCGGGCGTACCACTTGCGGTCGGCCGGCACGACGAACCACGGGGCCTCGGCAGTGGAGGTCTTCTCCAGCACTGCCTGGTACGCCTCCTGGTAACGCGGCCACAGCATTCGCTCGTCGACGTCGCCGGGGTTGAACTTCCAGTTCTTGTCCGGCCGGTCGAGGCGCCGCATGAGCCGGGACTTCTGCTCATCGGACGAGACGTGCAGCATCACCTTCACCAAGGTCGTCCCGGACTCGACGACGGACTGCTCGAAGGCGTTGATCTGGGAGTAGCGCCGCGACCAGGTGCTGCGCGGCACCAGTTCGCGCACCCTCACGATCAGCACGTCCTCGTAGTGCGAGCGGTCGAAGACGCCCACCTGCCCCGGCTGCGGGAGCGCGTTGCGGATGCGCCAGAGGAAGGGGTGCTTCCTCTCCTCGGCCGTCGGCGCCTTGAAGGCGGTGTAGCTGACGCCCTGCGGGTCCATCTCCCCCACGACGTGCCGCATGATGCCGCCCTTGCCCGAGGTGTCCATCCCCTGCACGACCAGCAGGAGCGAGCGCCGGCCGCCCATCCTCGACTCGGCGTACAACCTCTCCTGCAGCTCGCTGGTCTCACCGGCGAGAGGCACCATCGCCTCCTCGGCCGCCGCCTTGTCGCCGTCCCAAGCCGGCGTCGCCCGCGTGTCGGTGTCGAAGAGGCTGAAGCCCTCGCCGACGCGCAGCGCCTCGGTGAACGAACCGGGCTGCATCGGCTTAGCGGCCGCCTTCGGCGTCGGCAGCACCTCAGCCGTGGCGAGCGGGTCGCCGCCCGACGCGCCCTTGCCCCGAGCCTTCCCGGCCTTGGCCTTCCCGGACTTCTTGCCGCTCTTCTTCTCCGACTTCGCCATGGAGGGCATCGTGGCATCAGCCCATGCCGTGCGCGACCTCTCCGACTCCCTCGCGTGCCAGCGCGGTCAGCCGCGACACCGCCCGGAAGTACTTCTTCCGGTACCCGCCCTTCATCAGCTCGGGCGTGAACAGCTCGCCGAGCGGGTGGCCGCTGGCGAACACGGGGATGTCGTTGTCGTAGAGCCGGTCGGCCAGGACCACCAGTCGCAGCGCCACCATCTGGTCCGAGATTGGCCGCACCCCCTGCCAGCCGACCGAGGTGACCCCGTCGAGCAGCGCGTGGTAGCGGCTGGGGTGCACCTTCGCGAGGTGAGTCGTGACGTCGTCGAACCGGTCGCACAGCCCGCCCACCTCCGAGACGCGGGCGGCCACCTCCTCGTCCGACAGCGGCGGTGGGCTCGGCGCCAGGCCTCGGTGCCGGTAGTCCTCGCCGTCGACCGTGAGAACCTCGAACCGGTCGGACAGCGCCTGGATCTCGCGGAGGAAGTCCTCGGCGGCGAAGCGACCCTCGCCGAGGGCGCCGGGCAGGGTGTTGGACGTCGCCGCGAGCCCCACCCCGGACTCGCTCAGCCGGGTCAGGAGGGTGGCCATCAGCACGGTGTCGCCCGGGTCGTCGAGCTCGAACTCGTCGATGCACAGCAGCCGGTAGCCCTGCAGGGCCGTGACGGTCTCCGAGAACCCGAGCGCGCCCACGAGGTTGGTGAGCTCGACGAAGGTGCCGAACGCCTTGGGTTCGGGAGCGGCGTGCCACAGGCTCGCGAGCAGGTGCGTCTTGCCCACGCCGAAGCCGCCGTCGAGGTAAACGCCCTTGGGCCCCTGCTGACGGTCGCTCCCCCGGCGCCACCAGCGGCCGCGACCACCGCCCGCCCCGTTCCCGGCAGCGCCGTCCAGCCGCGCGGCATACTCCTCCAACCGCTGCACCGCAGCGGCCTGGCTCGGCTGGGCGGGGTCGGGCCGGTAGGTGGAGAAGCGCTCGGCGTCGAAACGCGGCGGGGGCACGAGCTCGCGGATCAGCCGCTCGCGGTCGAGGAGGGGCTCGCGGGTGGTGATCGAGGTGGACACACCGGCAGCGTAGTGAGTGGCACACTGCGGGGCATGCGCCTGCTCCTCGACGAGACCGGCTCGCACTCCCCCGGCGAGACCCTCGACGAGGCCGCCCTGGCCGAGGTCTACGCCCCGCCCGCCGGCCCGTGGCTGCGGGCGAACTTCGTCTCCACCCTCGACGGCGCGGCCACCGGCGCCAACGGTCGCTCCGGCACGATCAACACCGCCGCGGACGGCGTGGTCTTCCGGCTGCTGCGACGGCTGAGCGACGTGGTCGTCGTGGGCGCGGGCACGATCCGCGCCGAGGGCTACACGCGGCTCGGCGCCGAGGACGGGGGCCCGCTGCCACTCGCCGTGGTGAGCAACAGCGCCCGGGTGCCGCAGGCCCTGCTCGCTCCCGCGCCGGGCCGGGGCGACGTCCTGCTCGTGACGCACCGTGCCGCGCCGGCCGACGCGGTCGCGGCGGCTCGCCGAGCCCTGGGCGACGCCGGCGTGCTCCTCTGCGGCGACGACGCGGTCGACCTGCCAGAGCTGCGCCGGCAGCTGACCGACAGGGGTATGCCGCGCGTGCTCACCGAGGGCGGTCCGAGCCTGCTCGGCGCGATGCTGTCAGCCGGCGTCGTCGACGAGCTGGACCTCACGTGGTCGCCCGTCGCCGTCGGCGGCGACCAGGGCCGGATCGCCCGTGCCCCGGCGTTCGAGGTGCCGCTGGCGCCGATGGCCCTGGTGGAGGGCGACGGCACCGTCATGGGCCGCTGGCGGGTGGTGCACCCGGCGGCCGACCACTAGGGGGAGACGAACTCCCGCACGGCGTTCTCCCAGCGCTGCGGATCGGTGTTCCACTCCTTGGTGTGCCGCGCGGTCTCCCACGGCTCGAACCGGACCAGGTCGGGCCGCGCCTCGGCCAGCCGCTCGGACGGCCCGACCGGCACGAACTCGTCGTCGACGGAGTGGATGAGCAGGATCCGGTGCCGCAGCTCGTCGGCCCTGGCCACCCAGTTGGTCTTGGCCACGTCGACGGGGTCGTGCACACCGACGAGCCTGCGGGCCCAACGCTTGCCCATGAGGGTGCGGCTGAGCGTCCCCACGGGAGCCGGCACGCCGTGGCCCCGGGCGTGGTGGGCGAGCACGTCGTTCCAGTCGATGACCGGCGCGTCGAGCACGACGTGGCTGACGTGCCCGGTGAGCCACGAGCGGTCGAGCGTCTGCAGCACGATGGCGCCGCCCATGGACCATCCCACCAGCACCAGCTCGCGCGCTCCCTGCTGCACGGCCCACAGGGCGGCATCCTCGATGTCGCGCCACTCGGACAGCCCCAGGTTGTAGCGGCCGTCGGGACCGCTCGGCGCACCGAGGTCGTTGCGGTACGACGGCACCAGGACGTTGATCCCGCTGTCGCGCAGGGGTGTGATGGCGCGCAGACACTCCTCGCGCCGCGCGCCCCGCCCGTGGACGAGGACCGCCCAGCGGTCCGTGGGCCGCTCGGCCTCCACGACCCAGGCTGCCATCGGCCCGAGCTCGGTCGGCACCTCGACATGCCGGGTCGGGAGGCCGAGAGAGCGGTCCGGGGACGAGCCGTAGTAGTACTGGTTCCACCGGGCGAACCCCGGCGCCAGGCGTCCGAAGTCGACACCGAGCAGCTCGCGTCGCACCCTGCCCCGCTCCTGGTCGAGCTCCAGGACGTCACCGACCCGGCAGTGGCCCTCCGTGCCGTCCAGCCACAGCCCGTACCGCCCCGGCACGGCGCTGTCGGCGCTGAGCCCCAGCGTCACGCTGTGGTCGTCCACCGCGAGGATCTCGGTGTCGTCGGGCCGCTCCCGGTCGGGGGTGAGGGCGCGGCGGGCGAAGTAGGCGGCGGCGCTGATCGAGGACAGGGCACCGAGGGCGGTGACGGAGCCACCGGTGATCGCCGCACCCAGCGCGGCCCGCCGGACGACGTCGCGACTGGCCCCCATCAGGTCAGTCCCCGCCGCTCAGCACGTCGGCGAGGTCGAAGCTGACCGGCTCGTCAAGCTGCTCGTAGGTGCACGAGCGGGGCTCGCGGTCCGGCCGCCACCGGACGAACTGGGCGGTGTGCCGGAAGCGCTCGCCCTCCATGTGGTCGTAGCGCACCTCGACGACCCGCTCCGGCCGCAAGGGTGTGAACGAGAGGTCCTTGCCGGCGGCCCACCGGCTCTGCTCGGCGTTGCGGGGGGTGCGGGTGCCCTCCTCCTGGCGCGCCCACGCCCAAGGGTGGTCGTCGAAGGTCGTCACGAGCGGCTGCAGCTCCTCGAAGAGCTCACGGCGGCGCGCCATCGGGAAGGCGCCGATCACCCCCACGCTCACCAGCTCTTCGCCCCGGTAGAGCCCGAGCAGCAGGGAGCCGATCGCGTCGGGCCCGCTCTTGTGGGTGCGGTATCCGGCCACCACGCAGTCGGCGGTGCGCTCGTGCTTGACCTTGAACATCACCCGCTTGTCGGGCTGGTAGGTGCCGTCGAGCGGTTTGGCGACGACGCCGTCGAGCCCGGCGCCCTCGAACTGCTCGAACCACTCGAGCGCCAGCGCACGGTCCCGCGTCGCACGCGTCAGGTGCACCGGCGGCTCGGCGTCGGCCAGCGCCTCCTCGAGCAGCGCCCTCCGCTCGGCGAACGGACGCTCACGCAGGTCGTCGTCACCGAGGGCGAGCAGGTCGAAGGCGACGAAGTGGGCCGGCGTCTCCTGCGACAGCTTCCTGACCCGGCTGGAGGCCGGGTGGATGCGCTGCTGGAGCAGGTCGAAGTCGAGGCGGTCGCCGGTCGGGCCGACGACGACGATCTCGCCGTCGACGACGCACCTCTCCGGGAGGTTCGCCTTCACGGCCTCGACCACCTCGGGGAAGTAGCGGGTCATCGGCTTCTCGTTGCGGCTTCCGATCTCGACGCGGTCGCCGGAGCGGAACACGATCGAGCGGAACCCGTCCCACTTGGGCTCGTAGAGCAGGTCGCCCTCCGGCATGGCCTTGACCGACTTGGCCAGCATCGGGGCGACGTGCGGCACCAGCGGCAGCCCCCACTCGGCGTCGCGGTCCGCCTTGGGCCCGAGGTAGTCGCGGTCCTGGCGGTCCTGGCGGCGCTTGCTCGGCTGCACGCGCGGCGGCTCCCCCGGCATCTTCGGGTAGTCGGGCGGGAACGGCATCTCCCCCAGCCCACGCTCGTGGACGTCCTTGTCCCACAAGGCGATCGCTGCCGACACGTCACCGACGGCGTCGTCGATGTCCGCCCAGGCGTCGCCGTCGGCCGCGAGCATCGAGGGCACCGTCCGCACGGTGAAGTCGCCGGGACTCACGCCCTTCAGCGCCTCCCAGCTGACCGGCATACTCACCGGTGCACCCGGCAGCGGACGCGGGCTCCATGCCGAGGCGATCGTGCGGTCACGGCACGCCTGGTTGAAGTCGACGAAGACGCGCTCGCCCCGCTCCTCCTTCCACCACGCCGTGGTGACGAGGTCGGGCAGGCGGCGCTCGAGCTCGCGCGCGATGCCGATGACGCCGTGGCGCACGTCGAGGAACTCGTGGGTGGGGCGCACGCGGCAGTAGACGTGCACGCCGCGGTTGCCGGAGGTCTTCGCCCAGCCGGTCAGCCCGATCTCGGCGAGCACGTCGCGCAGCGCGAAGGCCGCCTCCACGGCGTCGGTGAAGGTACGGCCCGGCTGGGGATCGAGGTCGATGCGCAGCTCGTCGGGGTTGTCGACCGCTTCCGTGCGCACGGGCCACGGGTGGAACGTCACGGTGTTCATCTGCACGGCCCACACCGCGGTCGCGGCCTCGTCGACCACCAGCTGCGGGTGCCTGCGCCCCGAGGGGTAGGTGCACATCACCGTGCGCGCCCACTCGGGCACCCCGCGGGGCGGGTTCTTGGAGTAGAACTCCTCCCCGTCGACGCCCTCGGGGAACCGCTGGAGGGTCACGGGGCGGTCGCGCAGCGCACCCATGAGCGGCTCGGCCACCGCCATGGTGTAGGCCGCCAGGTCACCCTTGGTGATGCCTGCGTCAGGCCACATCACCCGGTCAGGGCTGGAGACGCGCACCTCGCGCACCCCGTCGGGGCCGGGCACCTCCAGGACCAGCGGCTTGGCGCTCATGGCGGGAGCCTAGTCGGCGCGACCACCGGCGGCGGGAACGTTCGGGAGGCCGTCGCGGTTGTCCCCAGCATGGAGCAGACCAACCGCACGTATGCCGTCACGAAGTCCGAGGACGAGTGGAAGGCTCAGCTCAGCCCGGCGGAGTACCAGGTGCTGCGACAGGCGGGCACGGAGCGCCCCTTCGTCGGCGAGTACACCGACACCAGGACCGAGGGCGTCTACGCCTGCCGGGCCTGCGGTGCGGAGCTCTTCACCTCCGACACCAAGTTCGAGAGCCACTGCGGCTGGCCGTCGTTCTACGCCCCCCTCGCCGAGGACCGGGTCGAGTACATCGAGGACACCAGCCTCGGCATGAAGCGCGTGGAGGTGCGCTGTGCGACCTGCGGCAGCCACCTCGGGCACGTCTTCGAGGGCGAGGGCTACGACACGCCCACCGACCAGCGCTACTGCATCAACTCCATATCCATGACGCTGCGCCCGAAGGCCGGCTGAGGTCCCGCTCAGATCCGGCGCAGCGTCTCGGGGTCCTCGGCTCCGCCGAAGTACCTGTCGAGCACCGCCCGGAACGACGCGCGCTGCTCGTCGGTCTCGGCGGCGTGGGCGAACAGCGTCATCGACGACTTGAGCTTCATCGCGTCGACGGTGCCGAGGACCGCCACCGGGTCGTGCGTCGGCAGGCCTGCCAGGGTGTCGGCGCACTCGACGAGCCGCGGCCCCAGCGTCGGGTGCGCGAGGTAGGCGCGCGCCTCGTCGAGGCCGGACAGGGCGTAGAACCGGGCGGACTCGCTGCGGCCGAGTCCCGCGACCTGGGGGAAGACGAACCACATCCAGTGGCCCGTCTTGCCCCCGGCCCGCAGCTCGCGCAGGGCTGAGGCGTACCTACCGCCCTCCTCCTGGGCCGTGACGAACCGGGTGAGGTCGAAGGGCGCACTCATGCTGCCCATCCTGCCGGGTGCGCGCTGCCTGCGTCACCGATGCGTCCATGGCATACGCACCGCCGGACCTGCCCTACGTCCTGTGGCTGGCCACCAGCTGCGCGGGAGGGGCGGGGGGCTGGGTCGGGTCGACCCCGTGGACCTTGGGGATCACGACGTCCCGCACGTACCGCTCATGGTCGGTCGTCGGGTTCTGCAGCATGTCCGCGAAGAGCTGGCTCATCTGGTCCTGGTCGACGCCCTCCCACACCAGCACCATCAGGTCGCCCATCGGCGTCGGCTGGTGGAAGACGTGCTCCGCCGTCACCCCACCGCGACGCAGCAGCTCGCGCTGCGCGTCCCCCCTGGCGCCGGACGTGGCCTCGTCCAGGAACTGTTTCCAGCCCCCCATGTCGGCGATGGGCATGACTGCCACGGCGAACTTCTCCATCGGAGACCTCCTGTGCTGGTGTCCCCTGCTCCTGCAGTCTCGTCGCGAGGTCAGGACCGAACCATGGCTATTCGGGATGGCACATCCGAGGGAGGTGGGCCAGTGACCGCCCTCAGCGCAGCGACTGGAGCAGCTCGCCGACCTCGACCCGGCGCCCGGTGTGGAACGGCACCTCTTCCCGGACGTGCATCCGCGCCCGGGACGCCCGCAGCTCGCGCATGAGGTCGACGATGCGGTGCAGCTCGTCAGCCTCGAACGCCAGCACCCACTCGTAGTCGTTGAGGGCGAAGGACGCGATGGTGTTGGCCCGTACGTCGGGGTAGTCGCGCGCCATCTGCCCGTGCTCGCGGAGCATGTCGCGGCGCTCCTTGTCCTCGAGCAGGTACCACTCGTATGAACGCACGAACGGGTAGACGCAGATGAAGTCCTTGGGCTCCTCGTCGGCGAGGAACGCCGGGATGTGGCTCTTGTTGAACTCCGCCGGCCGGTGCAGCGCAGCAGCCGACCAGGTCGGCTCGAGCAGCTGCCCGAGTCGCGTCTTGAGGAAGCGCCGGTAGGCGCCCTGCACGTCCTCGATGCGCTCGGCGTGCCACCACACCATGAAGTCGCAGTCGGCCCGCATGCCGCCGATGTCGTAGACCCCGCGGGTCAGCACGCCCTCGCCCTCGAGCTCGGCGAAGAGCTCCTCGACCTCCTTGGCCATGACGTCACGCTCGTCACCGAGCGGCGCGGTCACGGCGAAGACGGACCACATGGCGTAGCGGATGGAGGCGTTGATCTCGCGGATGCGCGACGGGGAGGGCTTGCCGGTCATGTGCCCCATTGTCACCCGTGCGCCCCGGCGATGGTCAGGTGGGTCGCGACCCCGGCGGCCGCTGCCCGCCCGCTGGCGATGCACGCCGGTATGCCGACGCCGTCGTAGGCGGCCCCGGCGACTTCCAGCCCCGGCAGGTCCGCGACGGCTGCCCGCACCCGGGCGACGCGCGCCGTGTGGCCGACGGCGTACTGCGGGAGCCCACCACC
This Knoellia sp. p5-6-4 DNA region includes the following protein-coding sequences:
- a CDS encoding sugar ABC transporter permease translates to MSTNLPTQPGAEVERDQARGAGTDRGTEIARQRFSEGKRAERRLGLLLCAPAVITMLAVTAYPILYAFWLSLQRADLRTPDQNEFIGLENYVTVLSSPIWWDAFGITMLITVVSAALELVFGMLLAIVMHRTIVGRGLVRTSALVPYAIVTVVAAFSWRFAWTQNLGWLAGENAPLTERWPSVAIIILAEVWKTVPFMALLLMAGLALVPEDLLKAASMDGATAWQRFWQITVPLIKPAILVALLFRTLDAFRIFDNIFVLTGGANGTSSVSMVAYNNLIRGLNLGIGSTMAILIFITIAIIAFLFIKLFGAAAPGADTEGRR
- a CDS encoding ABC transporter substrate-binding protein, giving the protein MRSLTGRGRAGRRRRARVLAVGAVLGLTGGLAACAGGGDEGVVVNLYGGASAVGFEDILADCNKKAAGRYTIVGNLLPSDADGQREQFVRRLAAKDTGMDLLGMDVTWTAEFAEAGWIEEITGDKKAQAIEGVLQPPVDTATWKDKLYAVPRTTNVQILWYRKSLVPEAPKTWDQLMAAAQKLKDEGKPYQIAFTAAQYEGYVVNVNNMLNAYGGTFVNEDSTEATIDEKAVQGLTLLNKLATSGLTSASLSNSQEPEVFADLQAGRAAFALNWPYVLSAMRSAGETDPKSKEVADDLGYAPFPTVNEGDAPKVTLGGMNYAVSTYSEHKEEAFEAGMCLRSEENQLRAALDAGDAPVFERIYTSNEEFRKQYPMGDVMLEELKNAVPRPVTPIYQNISTIVSTSLSPPADINPEQSAAELDDSIQQAIDGKGILP
- a CDS encoding polyphosphate kinase 2 family protein, encoding MAKSEKKSGKKSGKAKAGKARGKGASGGDPLATAEVLPTPKAAAKPMQPGSFTEALRVGEGFSLFDTDTRATPAWDGDKAAAEEAMVPLAGETSELQERLYAESRMGGRRSLLLVVQGMDTSGKGGIMRHVVGEMDPQGVSYTAFKAPTAEERKHPFLWRIRNALPQPGQVGVFDRSHYEDVLIVRVRELVPRSTWSRRYSQINAFEQSVVESGTTLVKVMLHVSSDEQKSRLMRRLDRPDKNWKFNPGDVDERMLWPRYQEAYQAVLEKTSTAEAPWFVVPADRKWYARLAVQNLVLEHLRAMDPQWPAADYDVETEKARLAAT
- the zapE gene encoding cell division protein ZapE, which gives rise to MIRELVPPPRFDAERFSTYRPDPAQPSQAAAVQRLEEYAARLDGAAGNGAGGGRGRWWRRGSDRQQGPKGVYLDGGFGVGKTHLLASLWHAAPEPKAFGTFVELTNLVGALGFSETVTALQGYRLLCIDEFELDDPGDTVLMATLLTRLSESGVGLAATSNTLPGALGEGRFAAEDFLREIQALSDRFEVLTVDGEDYRHRGLAPSPPPLSDEEVAARVSEVGGLCDRFDDVTTHLAKVHPSRYHALLDGVTSVGWQGVRPISDQMVALRLVVLADRLYDNDIPVFASGHPLGELFTPELMKGGYRKKYFRAVSRLTALAREGVGEVAHGMG
- a CDS encoding dihydrofolate reductase family protein produces the protein MRLLLDETGSHSPGETLDEAALAEVYAPPAGPWLRANFVSTLDGAATGANGRSGTINTAADGVVFRLLRRLSDVVVVGAGTIRAEGYTRLGAEDGGPLPLAVVSNSARVPQALLAPAPGRGDVLLVTHRAAPADAVAAARRALGDAGVLLCGDDAVDLPELRRQLTDRGMPRVLTEGGPSLLGAMLSAGVVDELDLTWSPVAVGGDQGRIARAPAFEVPLAPMALVEGDGTVMGRWRVVHPAADH
- a CDS encoding alpha/beta fold hydrolase, whose product is MGASRDVVRRAALGAAITGGSVTALGALSSISAAAYFARRALTPDRERPDDTEILAVDDHSVTLGLSADSAVPGRYGLWLDGTEGHCRVGDVLELDQERGRVRRELLGVDFGRLAPGFARWNQYYYGSSPDRSLGLPTRHVEVPTELGPMAAWVVEAERPTDRWAVLVHGRGARREECLRAITPLRDSGINVLVPSYRNDLGAPSGPDGRYNLGLSEWRDIEDAALWAVQQGARELVLVGWSMGGAIVLQTLDRSWLTGHVSHVVLDAPVIDWNDVLAHHARGHGVPAPVGTLSRTLMGKRWARRLVGVHDPVDVAKTNWVARADELRHRILLIHSVDDEFVPVGPSERLAEARPDLVRFEPWETARHTKEWNTDPQRWENAVREFVSP
- a CDS encoding ATP-dependent DNA ligase, producing the protein MSAKPLVLEVPGPDGVREVRVSSPDRVMWPDAGITKGDLAAYTMAVAEPLMGALRDRPVTLQRFPEGVDGEEFYSKNPPRGVPEWARTVMCTYPSGRRHPQLVVDEAATAVWAVQMNTVTFHPWPVRTEAVDNPDELRIDLDPQPGRTFTDAVEAAFALRDVLAEIGLTGWAKTSGNRGVHVYCRVRPTHEFLDVRHGVIGIARELERRLPDLVTTAWWKEERGERVFVDFNQACRDRTIASAWSPRPLPGAPVSMPVSWEALKGVSPGDFTVRTVPSMLAADGDAWADIDDAVGDVSAAIALWDKDVHERGLGEMPFPPDYPKMPGEPPRVQPSKRRQDRQDRDYLGPKADRDAEWGLPLVPHVAPMLAKSVKAMPEGDLLYEPKWDGFRSIVFRSGDRVEIGSRNEKPMTRYFPEVVEAVKANLPERCVVDGEIVVVGPTGDRLDFDLLQQRIHPASSRVRKLSQETPAHFVAFDLLALGDDDLRERPFAERRALLEEALADAEPPVHLTRATRDRALALEWFEQFEGAGLDGVVAKPLDGTYQPDKRVMFKVKHERTADCVVAGYRTHKSGPDAIGSLLLGLYRGEELVSVGVIGAFPMARRRELFEELQPLVTTFDDHPWAWARQEEGTRTPRNAEQSRWAAGKDLSFTPLRPERVVEVRYDHMEGERFRHTAQFVRWRPDREPRSCTYEQLDEPVSFDLADVLSGGD
- the msrB gene encoding peptide-methionine (R)-S-oxide reductase MsrB — translated: MEQTNRTYAVTKSEDEWKAQLSPAEYQVLRQAGTERPFVGEYTDTRTEGVYACRACGAELFTSDTKFESHCGWPSFYAPLAEDRVEYIEDTSLGMKRVEVRCATCGSHLGHVFEGEGYDTPTDQRYCINSISMTLRPKAG
- a CDS encoding DUF1810 domain-containing protein; the encoded protein is MSAPFDLTRFVTAQEEGGRYASALRELRAGGKTGHWMWFVFPQVAGLGRSESARFYALSGLDEARAYLAHPTLGPRLVECADTLAGLPTHDPVAVLGTVDAMKLKSSMTLFAHAAETDEQRASFRAVLDRYFGGAEDPETLRRI
- the hemQ gene encoding hydrogen peroxide-dependent heme synthase: MTGKPSPSRIREINASIRYAMWSVFAVTAPLGDERDVMAKEVEELFAELEGEGVLTRGVYDIGGMRADCDFMVWWHAERIEDVQGAYRRFLKTRLGQLLEPTWSAAALHRPAEFNKSHIPAFLADEEPKDFICVYPFVRSYEWYLLEDKERRDMLREHGQMARDYPDVRANTIASFALNDYEWVLAFEADELHRIVDLMRELRASRARMHVREEVPFHTGRRVEVGELLQSLR